A portion of the Oncorhynchus clarkii lewisi isolate Uvic-CL-2024 chromosome 27, UVic_Ocla_1.0, whole genome shotgun sequence genome contains these proteins:
- the LOC139386121 gene encoding SLIT and NTRK-like protein 3, which yields MLWVTLLSTIALGWTTPIPLLEDSEEIDEPCFEPCYCQVKEGVFHVHCDSKGFTNISQISQIWTRPFKLNLQRNSMRKLYFNSFLHLNNAVSINLGNNALQDIHAGAFNGLGILKRLFLHENKLEVFRNDTFLGLESLEYLQADYNVIKRIESGAFRHLHKLRVLILNDNLIPVLPCYLFRSVSLTHLDLRGNRLKTLPYKGTLEYVGRSLMEIQLEENPWICECDIVQLKTWLERVPYTALVGEITCEYPFHLHGKDLREIKRSELCPLLSDVEIEVKLGIPRSPFNNENTWPTKPSSMLSSFHNTASSVEYKERHVKPTKRPRPTKNPPTPRSLYPGQNQPPIAGYQTRPPIPIVCPSGCICNLHINDLGLTVNCKEKGFHNISELLPRPLNAKKLYLSGNLIQKIYRSDFWNFSSLDLLHLGNNRISYVQEGAFINLPNLKSLYLNGNDIERLTPGMFRGLQTLSYLYFEYNVIREIQPASFSLMPSLQLVFLNDNLLRTLPTDAFAGTSLARLNLRNNYFLSLPVRGVLEHLHSIVQVDLHQNPWDCSCDIIPLKSWMEKLSSVIMVSDVICKTPDFAFGKDLRSLDAEIICPEMKYSSGPSPALLPSDDMTTGSSGLGEAVGRGPVPLSVLILSLLVLFISAVFVAAGLFAFVLRRRKKLPFRKRSEVDLTGIQMQCRIFEDPPRQASSGSVGSPEKPPSGHTHTHSHTHGHVGHTHSHGHVYDYIPHPVTQMCNNPIYKPREGEIGEQFAETKENNSNYRTLLEKEREWTLAMSNSQLNTIVTVNHNTGDKSGFHENGGLCPTVIDSQRPKPTVGFVDCLYGTVPKLKDMHVAHAHPPGMQYPDLQQDARLKETLLFTAGKGCFPDPSQSDYLELRAKLQTKPDYLEVLEKSYRF from the coding sequence ATGCTGTGGGTTACCTTGCTGAGCACCATAGCCTTAGGATGGACCACCCCAATCCCACTGCTGGAGGACTCGGAGGAGATCGACGAGCCCTGCTTCGAGCCCTGCTACTGCCAAGTCAAAGAGGGCGTATTTCACGTCCACTGCGACAGCAAAGGATTTACGAACATCAGTCAGATCTCCCAGATATGGACACGGCCCTTCAAACTCAACCTGCAGAGGAACTCCATGAGGAAGCTGTACTTCAACAGTTTTCTTCACCTCAACAACGCCGTATCCATTAATCTGGGGAATAATGCGCTACAGGACATCCACGCCGGAGCATTTAACGGATTGGGAATTCTGAAACGGCTGTTCCTGCATGAGAACAAACTAGAGGTTTTCCGTAATGACACCTTCCTGGGTCTGGAAAGCTTGGAATACCTgcaggcagactataatgtcaTCAAGAGGATAGAGAGTGGAGCGTTCAGGCACCTCCACAAACTCAGAGTGCTCATTCTAAATGACAATCTGATACCAGTCCTGCCCTGCTACCTATTCAGGTCGGTGTCACTAACACACCTGGACCTGAGGGGAAACCGGTTAAAGACATTACCATATAAGGGCACGTTGGAATATGTGGGGCGGAGCCTGATGGAGATTCAGCTAGAGGAGAATCCATGGATCTGTGAGTGTGATATAGTTCAGCTAAAAACTTGGTTGGAACGCGTTCCCTACACAGCACTGGTAGGAGAGATCACCTGCGAGTACCCCTTCCACTTGCACGGGAAAGATTTACGAGAGATCAAACGCAGTGAGCTCTGTCCGTTACTTTCAGACGTGGAAATCGAGGTCAAACTGGGAATCCCCCGGTCTCCGTTTAACAACGAGAACACGTGGCCAACGAAACCGTCCTCCATGCTGTCTTCGTTCCACAACACGGCGTCGTCTGTGGAGTACAAAGAGAGACATGTCAAACCCACCAAGCGGCCCAGGCCCACCAAAAACCCTCCCACCCCTCGTAGTCTCTACCCCGGCCAGAACCAGCCCCCTATAGCTGGCTACCAGACCCGCCCCCCCATCCCCATCGTCTGCCCTTCTGGATGTATCTGCAACCTCCATATCAACGACCTGGGGCTAACGGTCAACTGTAAAGAGAAGGGCTTTCATAATATCTCAGAGCTCCTGCCCAGGCCCCTAAATGCCAAGAAACTTTACCTGAGCGGGAATCTAATACAGAAAATCTACCGGTCTGATTTCTGGAACTTTTCCAGTTTGGATTTACTACACTTGGGGAATAACCGGATATCGTATGTCCAGGAAGGGGCGTTTATCAACCTTCCCAACCTGAAGAGTTTGTATCTGAATGGGAACGACATTGAGAGGCTAACCCCCGGTATGTTCCGGGGCTTACAGACGTTGAGTTATCTTTATTTTGAGTATAACGTAATTCGTGAGATCCAGCCGGCGTCATTCTCTCTCATGCCCAGCCTTCAGCTTGTTTTCCTCAACGATAACCTCCTCCGCACCCTCCCCACCGACGCCTTCGCAGGTACAAGCCTGGCTCGACTCAACCTCCGCAacaactacttcctgtccctgcccGTGCGTGGTGTTCTAGAACACCTGCATTCCATCGTCCAGGTGGACCTTCATCAGAACCCCTGGGACTGCTCCTGTGACATCATCCCCCTCAAAAGCTGGATGGAGAAGCTGTCCTCTGTCATCATGGTTAGTGATGTCATCTGTAAGACTCCTGATTTTGCCTTTGGGAAGGATCTGAGGTCGCTGGATGCTGAGATCATCTGTCCAGAGATGAAATACTCATCCGGACCCTCCCCAGCTCTCCTCCCCTCTGATGACATGACCACCGGTAGCTCTGGTCTGGGGGAGGCTGTGGGGAGGGGGCCGGTGCCTCTATCAGTCCTCATCCTCAGTCTTCTCGTTCTGTTCATCTCAGCGGTTTTCGTGGCTGCGGGCCTCTTCGCCTTCGTCCTGCGGAGAAGGAAGAAGCTGCCCTTCCGGAAACGCTCTGAGGTGGATCTGACAGGAATCCAGATGCAGTGCAGGATATTCGAGGATCCGCCGAGACAGGCCAGCAGTGGAAGCGTAGGCTCACCAGAAAAGCCACCCAgcggacacacacatacacattcacacactcatgGTCACGTtggccacacacacagtcacggtcACGTCTATGATTACATTCCTCACCCTGTGACACAGATGTGCAACAACCCCATTTACAAGCCccgggagggggagataggggagcAGTTTGCAGAAACAAAAGAGAACAACAGTAATTACCGAACCCTcttagagaaggagagagaatggaccCTAGCCATGTCTAACTCACAGCTCAACACTATCGTCACGGTAAACCACAATACAGGGGATAAATCAGGATTTCACGAGAACGGCGGACTGTGTCCCACCGTGATTGACAGCCAGAGACCCAAGCCGACTGTTGGCTTCGTAGACTGTCTGTATGGAACGGTCCCGAAACTAAAGGATATGCACGTCGCACACGCACACCCACCCGGTATGCAATACCCGGACTTACAACAGGACGCACGTCTCAAGGAGACGTTGCTGTTCACAGCGGGTAAAGGCTGCTTCCCTGACCCATCCCAAAGCGATTATCTTGAGTTAAGAGCCAAACTCCAAACAAAGCCGGACTACCTCGAAGTACTGGAGAAATCATATCGGTTCTAA